The following proteins are co-located in the Ammospiza caudacuta isolate bAmmCau1 chromosome 32, bAmmCau1.pri, whole genome shotgun sequence genome:
- the IQSEC2 gene encoding LOW QUALITY PROTEIN: IQ motif and SEC7 domain-containing protein 2 (The sequence of the model RefSeq protein was modified relative to this genomic sequence to represent the inferred CDS: inserted 2 bases in 1 codon) translates to MLERKYGGYFRSRRAARTIQAAFRRYRMAQKFERLRSEGGRARRLALPGLRLQFSFEEYDRGPPAPAPGPPPPPPPYFQGKPASLDEGVLGGPRRAPRYGGSCRAGLDGGGGPGEGVQIGGGSGVGGAGSPPRQLSASADFGPGGADLEEAFAQQVKSLAASIDEALGGGRGVPPGAPDPPAGDSAATSASDVTLYLDEGLPGSPRSPERPPSPEPPPDTAGPPPPPAPPPPPPPPANAPGPAERWGGPPEEPPRRGPPCLECRGRGAGGGHPPLLTVEPPSDSSADLSDRSDRGSINRGGPYEPEGTGGGGGGTLPRSGPPXPHRCFHPEGPPPPPPGPPPPPAAEEGSEGDNESLGSSSNSNETLNCSSGSSSRDSLRRPPPPPPPPPTAPPQPPGAAGAPGKATYQREPRQSWDSPALNNDVVQRRQYRIGLNLFNKKPEKGIQYLIERGFLSDTPVGVAHFILERKGLSRQMIGEFLGNRQKQFNRDVLDCVVDEMDFSGMELDEALRKFQSHIRVQGEAQKVERLIEAFSQRYCVCNAALLRQFRNPDTIFILAFAIILLNTDMYSPSVKAERKMKLEDFIKNLRGVDNGEDIPRDMLVGIYQRIQSRELRTNDDHVSQVQAVERMIVGKKPVLSLPHRRLVCCCQLYEVPDPNRPQRLGLHQREVFLFNDLLVVTKIFQKKKILVTYSFRQSFPLVEMHMQLFQNAYYQFGIKLLSAAPGGERKVLIVFNAPSPQDRLRFASDLRESVAEVQEMEKYRVEAELEKQKGVAGPRGAGQPREALNGLSRSSLEEAFGAEGLKRSALSSSLRDLSDSGKRGRRNSVGSLDSTIEGSIISSPRPQARGGPGGPGGAPEGGGGYKPPARPVSNSSSFLGSLFGSRRGKGPAGPPPGAGGPASASASSSSASSSHHHHHPPPAAPPEGPSKLQALHAQYCHGPGGGSAGAGGGPGPPPPPPYPQQPPPPSRPAPPPPLPAIAAGAPPRFHGGPTPPLSAPPQQHGPPGGGFPPPHPHYTLHRPGKRGGAPPGAPRQPLSPLPLYSPAPAHHGLSHAYPPGPPPHHHPPPPPAPAKHFVFGGGGGVGGGPAGGALRGGGGGGGGAAPPVAHHHHHHHHHHPHAPPHSPIPPHPSYPPLPPPSPHTPLSPHSPAGPTSPLAQAGQGPPKPKGGNRISTVV, encoded by the exons ATGCTGGAGCGCAAGTACGGCGGCTATTTCCGCTCGCGGCGGGCGGCGCGCACCATCCAGGCGGCGTTCCGGCGCTACCGCATGGCGCAGAAGTTCGAGCGGCTGCGCAGCGAGGGCGGCCGGGCGCGGCGcctggcgctgccggggctgcgCCTGCAGTTCTCCTTCGAGGAGTACGACCGCGgccccccggcccccgccccggggccgcccccgccgcccccgccctaCTTCCAGGGCAAGCCGGCCTCGCTGGACGAGGGCGTCCTGGGGGGCCCGCGCCGCGCCCCCCGATACGGGGGGTCCTGCCGGGCCGGCCTGGACGGGGGCGGGGGTCCCGGAGAGGGGGTCCAGATTGGGGGGGGCTCCGGGGTGGGGGGCGCGGGAAGCCCCCCCCGGCAGCTCTCGGCTTCGGCCGATTTCGGGCCGGGAGGCGCCGACCTGGAGGAGGCGTTTGCGCAGCAg gtgaaGTCCTTGGCCGCCTCCATCGATGAGGCGCTGGGAGGGGGTCGCGGTGTCCCCCCCGGCGCCCCGGACCCCCCCGCGGGCGACAGCGCGGCCACCTCGGCCAGTGACGTCACGCTGTACCTGGACGAGGGGCTCCCCGGCTCCCCCCGCTCCCCGGAGCgaccccccagccccgagccccccccGGACACGGCGGGacccccgcccccgcccgcgccgccgcccccgccgccgccccccgccaacgcccccggccccgccgagcGCTGGGGGGGCCCTCCCGAGGAGCCCCCCCGGAGGGGCCCCCCGTGCCTGGAgtgccggggccggggggccgggggcgggcacCCCCCGCTGCTGACCGTGGAGCCCCCCAGCGACAGCTCGGCCGACCTGAGCGACCGCTCGGACCGCGGCTCCATCAACCGCGGCGGCCCCTACGAGCCCGAGGGCaccgggggcggcggcggcggcacccTGCCCCGCTCCGGGCCCCC TCCCCACCGCTGCTTCCACCCCGaggggccgcccccgccgccgcccgggcccccgcccccgcccgcggcCGAGGAGGGCTCCGAGGGCGACAACgagagcctgggcagcagctccaacTCCAACGAGACCCTCAACTGCTCCTCGGGCTCCTCGTCCCGCGACAGCCTGcgccggccgcccccgccgcccccgccgccgcccacGGCGCCGCCGCAGCCCCCCGGTGCCGCCGGCGCCCCCGGCAAGGCCACGTACCAGCGGGAGCCGCGGCAGAGCTGGGACTCGCCCGCGCTCAACAACGACGTGGTGCAGCGGCGCCAGTACCGCATCGGCCTCAACCTCTTCAACaa GAAGCCGGAGAAGGGGATCCAGTACCTGATCGAGAGGGGGTTCCTGTCGGACACGCCCGTGGGCGTGGCTCACTTCATCCTGGAGCGGAAGGGCCTGAGCCGGCAGATGATCGGCGAGTTCCTGGGCAACCGCCAGAAACAGTTCAACCGCGACGTGCTCGA CTGCGTGGTGGACGAGATGGATTTCTCCGGGATGGAGCTGGACGAGGCCCTGCGGAAGTTCCAGTCCCACATCCGGGTGCAGGGCGAGGCGCAGAAGGTCGAGCGCTTGATCGAGGCCTTCAG CCAGCGCTACTGCGTGTGTAACGCGGCCCTGCTGCGCCAGTTCCGCAACCCGGACACCATCTTCATCCTGGCCTTCGCCATCATCCTCCTCAACACCGACATGTACAGCCCCAGCGTCAAGGCCGAGCGCAAGATGAAGCTCGAGGACTTCATCAAGAACCTGCGAG GGGTGGACAATGGCGAGGACATCCCCCGGGACATGCTGGTGGGCATCTACCAGCGCATCCAGAGCCGCGAGCTGCGCACCAACGACGACCACGTGTCCCAGGTGCAGGCTGTGGAGCGCATGATCGTCGGCAAGAAACCG gtgctgtccctgccccaccGCCGCCTCGTCTGCTGCTGCCAACTCTACGAGGTGCCCGACCCCAACCGGCCCCAGCGCCTGGGGCTGCACCAGCGCGAGGTTTTCCTCTTCAACGACCTCCTGGTG GTGACGAAGATCTTCCAGAAGAAGAAGATCCTGGTGACCTACAGCTTCCGGCAGAGCTTCCCGCTGGTGGAGATGCACATGCAGCTCTTCCAGAACGCCT ATTACCAGTTTGGGATCAAGCTGCTGTcggcggcgccgggcggcgAGCGCAAGGTGCTGATCGTGTTCAACGCCCCGAGCCCCCAGGACCGGCTGCGCTTCGCCAGCGACCTCCGAGAGTCCGTGGCCGAGGTGCAGGAGATGGAGAAGTACCGGGTGGAGG CGGAGCTGGAGAAGCAGAAGGGCgtggcggggccgcggggcgcGGGGCAACCCCGCGAGGCGCTGAACGGGCTCAGCCGCAGCTCCCTGGAGGAGGCGTTCGGGGCCGAGGGGCTCAAACGGAGCGCGCTGAGCAGCTCCCTGCGGGACCTGTCCGACAGCG gcaAGCGGGGCCGGCGGAACAGCGTGGGGTCCCTGGACAGCACCATCGAG GGCTCCATCATCAGCAGCCCCCGGCCGCAGGCGCGGGGGGgcccgggcgggccggggggcGCTCCCGAGGGGGGGGGCGGCTACaagcccccggcccgcccggtCTCCAACTCCTCGTCCTTCCTGGGCTCGCTCTTCGGCAGCCGCCGCGGGAAAGGCCCCGCCGGGCCCCCCCCCGGCGCGGGGGGTCCCGCTTCGGCCtcggcctcctcctcctcggcgTCCTCGTcgcaccaccaccaccacccgccgcccgccgcgccccccGAGGGCCCCTCCAAGCTGCAGGCGCTGCACGCCCAGTACTGCCACGGGCCCGGGGGGGGCTcggcgggcgcggggggcggcccGGGCCCTCCGCCGCCCCCGCCGTACCCgcagcagccgccgccgcccagccgccccgcgccccccccgcCGCTGCCGGCCATCGCCGCCGGGGCCCCCCCGCGCTTCCACGGCGGGCCCACCCCTCCGCTGTCGGCGCCCCCGCAGCAGCACGGCCCCCCCGGCGGCGGCTTCCCCCCCCCGCACCCCCACTACACGCTGCACCGGCCCGGCAAAAGGGGGGGGGCTCCTCCCGGCGCCCCCCGGCAGCCGCTGTCGCCGCTGCCCCTGTACAGCCCCGCGCCCGCGCACCACGGGCTGTCCCACGCGtacccccccgggccccccccgCACCACcacccgccgccgccccccgcccccgccaAGCACTTCGTGTTCGGGGGGGGCGGCGGCGTGGGGGGGGGCCCGGCCGGGGGGGCTttgcggggagggggcggcggcgggggaggggcggcgCCCCCCGTTGcccatcaccaccatcaccaccatcaccaccacccCCACGCGCCCCCTCACTCGCCCATCCCCCCACACCCTTCCTAcccccccctgccccccccaTCGCCCCAcacccccctgagcccccactCGCCCGCCGGCCCCACCTCGCCCCTGGCCCAGGCCGGCCAGGGCCCCCCGAAACCCAAGGGGGGGAACCGCATCAGCACGGTGGtctga